From the genome of Thermogutta terrifontis, one region includes:
- a CDS encoding TolC family protein, which translates to MQNFQDSQGFVVVADQKNDAQPASAQAFTVAEALRLAEKSSPQLRDAIWAVSVARGKLLQSRLYPNPTLSISGEELGDPEGPGIWTAPFVSQELVSPGKRNLDQAIAHCELERSRCLVAAEWRKLVAAIRRAYCEVLLAEKRAQTYQELLAVAEASLKQSRALLESRQGTRLEVVQFELQVERLRAQQEAAERQIPFQREKLAAAIGSPVPPHVSLEDVFSLPLPEYDWNLLLQQVLASHPEVSAAQWEVQRARYLSERMRREKWPNVTVGAGYTRQNETHGDDWTLGISVPLPLWDRNQGNILAADAQISQALERVRQVQEELRDQLATAFREYSAARKRVQRYEQDILPRVREAVELAMQGYTGGVMEYLRVLEAQRSEIETRLDYLASLGDAWQAAAQISGIAGEKAWPGTRHNSLAAQAETSVKR; encoded by the coding sequence GTGCAAAACTTCCAAGATTCTCAAGGTTTTGTAGTCGTTGCCGACCAAAAAAACGACGCTCAACCTGCGTCCGCTCAGGCGTTTACAGTTGCCGAGGCCCTCCGGCTGGCGGAAAAGAGCAGTCCTCAGTTAAGGGACGCCATTTGGGCCGTTTCTGTGGCTCGGGGGAAACTGCTGCAAAGCCGCCTGTATCCCAATCCGACCCTTTCCATAAGTGGCGAAGAGCTTGGTGATCCAGAAGGCCCGGGAATTTGGACCGCCCCGTTTGTGAGCCAGGAACTGGTAAGTCCGGGCAAGAGGAATCTGGACCAGGCCATCGCGCACTGCGAATTGGAGCGAAGCCGGTGCCTGGTGGCGGCCGAATGGAGGAAACTGGTAGCGGCCATCAGGCGGGCATACTGTGAAGTCCTTCTGGCGGAGAAACGGGCGCAGACATATCAGGAGTTGCTGGCTGTTGCCGAAGCCTCTTTGAAACAAAGCAGGGCTTTATTGGAATCGCGACAGGGCACCCGTTTGGAAGTCGTTCAGTTTGAGCTGCAGGTGGAACGGTTGCGTGCCCAGCAGGAAGCCGCCGAGCGCCAGATTCCTTTTCAGAGAGAAAAGCTCGCGGCTGCGATTGGATCGCCAGTACCCCCTCACGTTTCTCTTGAAGACGTGTTTTCGCTTCCTTTGCCCGAATATGATTGGAATTTACTCCTGCAGCAGGTTCTTGCCTCGCACCCAGAGGTTTCAGCAGCACAGTGGGAAGTGCAACGGGCGCGTTATTTGAGTGAACGGATGCGCAGGGAAAAATGGCCGAACGTCACCGTGGGAGCGGGTTATACCCGGCAGAACGAAACCCATGGAGACGACTGGACGCTGGGCATCAGCGTGCCCCTGCCGCTGTGGGATCGAAATCAGGGAAACATCCTGGCAGCCGATGCACAGATCAGCCAAGCGCTTGAGCGCGTACGACAGGTGCAAGAGGAGCTGCGCGACCAACTGGCCACGGCTTTTCGGGAATACTCGGCTGCCCGCAAGAGAGTCCAGCGGTATGAACAAGATATATTGCCTCGTGTGCGAGAGGCTGTGGAACTGGCGATGCAGGGATACACAGGGGGCGTTATGGAGTACCTGCGAGTCCTCGAAGCTCAGCGGTCCGAAATAGAAACAAGATTGGATTACCTGGCAAGCCTCGGGGACGCCTGGCAGGCCGCGGCACAGATATCGGGTATTGCAGGGGAAAAGGCCTGGCCAGGGACGCGCCACAACTCGTTAGCCGCTCAGGCCGAAACATCGGTGAAACGGTAG
- a CDS encoding sulfatase, producing MISPQFLLLIGCTISAASAADPVAHPNVVYIVTDDQRYDAMSCAGHPFLKTPHMDRLASEGANFVNAFVTTSLCSPSRASAISGLYAHTHGVISNFTEFPDDLPSLPKQLQAAGYETAYIGKWHMGEENDAPRPGFDYWASHKGQGKYFDNEFNINGQRVMLKGYYTQRITELAVNWLRRPHEKPFLLMIGHKAPHTPFTPEPKYEHLFDDIEIHYPASAFALEGKPEWVKERLITWHGIYGPLFGFREKFPDTRPEGEADFARMARAYFATIKSVDDSLGEILKTLEETGQLDRTIVVFTSDNGFLLGEYGMMDKRTMHEPSIRVPLLVRYPPMIKPGTVIKEMVLNIDTAPSLLDLCGAPPLPKTHGRSWRPLLEGKTEGWRKSWYYEYNYEKQFPYTPNVRGVRTERWKYVHYPTGDGSPDKHKAELYDLLNDPEERHNLIDDPRYQGVLEELKRELKRLQLETDAIPDRMPVDEGIKTELPEQSIR from the coding sequence ATGATATCACCGCAATTCTTGCTTTTGATTGGCTGCACCATTTCTGCCGCTTCTGCCGCGGATCCCGTCGCCCATCCCAACGTTGTCTACATCGTCACAGATGACCAGCGATATGATGCCATGAGTTGTGCGGGGCATCCGTTTCTGAAAACTCCTCACATGGACCGGCTGGCCTCTGAGGGGGCGAACTTTGTGAATGCTTTCGTGACCACCTCTCTGTGTTCACCCAGTCGCGCTTCTGCGATTTCAGGTTTGTATGCCCACACGCACGGCGTCATCAGTAACTTCACCGAGTTTCCCGACGATTTGCCCAGTTTGCCGAAACAACTCCAGGCGGCTGGTTACGAAACGGCTTACATCGGCAAGTGGCATATGGGGGAGGAAAACGATGCCCCGCGACCGGGATTCGACTACTGGGCCAGCCACAAAGGCCAGGGAAAATACTTTGATAATGAATTTAACATCAATGGTCAGCGGGTGATGTTGAAAGGGTATTACACGCAGCGCATTACAGAGCTTGCTGTCAACTGGCTGCGCCGTCCCCACGAAAAGCCCTTTCTCCTTATGATCGGACACAAAGCGCCTCATACGCCATTTACACCGGAGCCAAAATACGAACATCTTTTTGACGATATTGAAATCCACTACCCGGCCAGCGCCTTCGCGCTCGAGGGAAAACCGGAATGGGTCAAGGAACGGCTAATCACGTGGCACGGCATTTATGGACCGCTGTTTGGCTTCCGCGAGAAATTTCCGGATACGCGACCGGAAGGGGAAGCCGATTTTGCTCGGATGGCGCGCGCTTATTTCGCTACCATCAAGTCGGTGGATGACAGTCTGGGTGAGATTCTCAAAACTTTGGAGGAAACAGGCCAGCTCGACAGGACAATTGTTGTGTTTACCTCGGACAACGGTTTTTTACTGGGTGAATATGGCATGATGGACAAACGGACTATGCATGAGCCAAGTATTCGCGTACCGTTGTTGGTACGTTATCCGCCTATGATCAAACCAGGCACGGTGATCAAGGAGATGGTTCTGAACATTGATACAGCCCCCAGTCTTCTCGATCTGTGTGGTGCACCGCCGTTGCCAAAAACTCATGGACGCTCATGGCGACCCCTTTTGGAAGGAAAGACCGAAGGTTGGCGAAAGAGCTGGTACTACGAATATAACTACGAAAAACAATTTCCCTACACGCCTAATGTCCGCGGCGTTCGCACGGAACGCTGGAAATACGTCCATTATCCTACCGGTGATGGTAGTCCGGATAAACACAAAGCGGAGCTCTACGATTTGCTCAATGATCCGGAGGAACGGCATAATCTTATCGACGATCCCCGCTATCAGGGAGTGCTCGAAGAACTCAAGCGGGAATTGAAGCGGCTCCAGCTCGAAACAGATGCGATCCCGGACAGAATGCCTGTTGATGAGGGAATTAAAACCGAGTTGCCGGAGCAGTCGATCCGATAA
- a CDS encoding NADH-dependent [FeFe] hydrogenase, group A6 yields the protein MMAKRPKQISVTIDDTPVKVPEGTTIMQAAEKIGIRIPRLCYHPDLSLAGACRVCVVEVEGLPGYVASCSLPVWEGMVIRTNSPEIRQARRDIVELILDNHPMDCQTCERDGNCELQNLAYSLGVRERLFAGRRKEFPIDDSSVAVVRNPNKCILCGRCIRVCAEIQGVYNLSQHGRGFTTVVGPAHLANMDDSVCIQCGQCINVCPTAAFLEKSSTDIVWEALANPDLHVVVQTAPSIRAAIGEGFGYPPGTPCTGKMITALRLLGFDAVFDTDLGADLTIVEEAHEFLTRLESGGPLPMITSCSPGWINFLEKFYPELIPHASTCKSPMSMLSTLAKTYYAERKGIPPEKIFMVAVMPCVAKKFEAQRPEHRMPNGRPYTDAVLTTRELIWMIKCYGIDFTKLPDGEFDAPLGIASGAGDIFGTTGGVMEATLRAAARILTGKKPDRLEFTEVRAVEGLRDTYVAIGERNLHVAVANGLNNAKEILNKVVSGEDHYDIIEVMACPGGCIGGGGQPYPPEGYHILDPALLRKRASALYAIDSAKQLRESYENPALEELYETYLGSPGSTRAHQLLHTSYRPRLPRGIR from the coding sequence ATGATGGCCAAGCGTCCCAAACAGATTTCGGTGACAATTGACGACACGCCGGTGAAGGTACCGGAAGGCACAACGATTATGCAGGCTGCGGAAAAAATTGGCATCCGCATTCCGCGCCTGTGCTATCATCCGGATTTGAGCCTCGCGGGGGCATGTCGAGTCTGTGTCGTGGAAGTCGAGGGTCTGCCGGGGTATGTGGCCTCGTGCAGCCTTCCGGTTTGGGAGGGGATGGTTATCCGCACCAATTCGCCGGAAATCAGGCAGGCCCGGCGCGACATTGTCGAGCTGATTCTGGATAATCACCCGATGGATTGCCAGACCTGCGAGCGCGACGGAAACTGCGAACTTCAAAACTTGGCGTATTCCCTGGGCGTTCGCGAGCGTTTGTTCGCGGGACGGCGCAAAGAGTTTCCGATTGATGATTCCAGTGTGGCAGTTGTCCGTAATCCCAACAAGTGCATTCTCTGTGGGCGGTGCATTCGGGTATGCGCGGAAATCCAGGGGGTTTATAACCTCAGTCAGCACGGTCGAGGCTTTACCACGGTAGTCGGGCCAGCCCATTTGGCCAATATGGATGACTCGGTGTGCATCCAGTGTGGTCAGTGCATTAATGTGTGCCCGACAGCGGCATTCCTGGAGAAATCGAGCACCGACATTGTTTGGGAAGCCCTAGCCAACCCCGACCTCCATGTCGTCGTGCAGACGGCTCCATCCATCCGCGCCGCCATCGGCGAGGGCTTCGGCTATCCTCCCGGTACACCCTGCACGGGAAAGATGATCACGGCTCTTCGTCTCCTCGGTTTTGATGCCGTGTTTGACACGGACCTGGGGGCTGACCTCACCATCGTGGAGGAAGCGCACGAATTTCTGACGCGGTTGGAATCGGGCGGTCCGCTTCCCATGATCACCTCATGCTCGCCGGGCTGGATCAATTTCCTTGAGAAGTTTTATCCCGAGTTGATCCCGCATGCCTCTACCTGCAAGTCCCCGATGAGTATGCTCTCGACGCTGGCGAAAACCTACTATGCCGAACGGAAAGGCATTCCTCCGGAAAAGATTTTCATGGTGGCGGTGATGCCCTGCGTCGCGAAAAAGTTTGAAGCCCAGCGGCCTGAACACCGCATGCCCAACGGTCGGCCGTACACTGATGCCGTGTTAACCACCCGCGAGCTTATCTGGATGATCAAATGCTACGGTATTGATTTCACCAAGTTGCCGGACGGGGAATTCGATGCGCCTTTGGGGATCGCGTCCGGTGCTGGCGATATTTTCGGAACAACCGGCGGTGTGATGGAGGCAACGCTGAGGGCGGCTGCACGGATACTCACCGGGAAGAAACCCGATCGACTGGAGTTCACTGAGGTTCGTGCCGTCGAGGGCCTCCGAGACACATACGTCGCGATCGGGGAGCGGAATCTCCATGTCGCCGTCGCCAATGGGCTGAATAATGCCAAGGAAATCCTCAACAAAGTTGTGTCAGGAGAGGATCATTACGACATCATCGAGGTGATGGCCTGTCCGGGCGGCTGCATCGGTGGTGGTGGACAACCTTATCCTCCCGAAGGCTATCACATCCTCGATCCCGCACTGCTGCGGAAGCGCGCCAGCGCCCTGTACGCTATCGATAGTGCTAAGCAACTGCGTGAATCCTACGAAAACCCCGCTCTGGAAGAGCTTTACGAAACCTATCTGGGAAGCCCTGGATCAACCCGGGCGCACCAGCTTCTCCACACGAGTTATCGACCGCGATTGCCGAGGGGTATCCGATGA
- the csrA gene encoding carbon storage regulator CsrA, with translation MLVLSRQRDESIIIGDNIVVTVVDIRGDKVRLGIEAPPEVSVHRREVYEAIQREKRQKAAQTPSKAESQTPSQEEKNNR, from the coding sequence ATGCTTGTCCTTTCTCGCCAGCGCGACGAGAGTATTATCATCGGGGACAACATCGTCGTGACGGTGGTCGATATTCGCGGGGATAAGGTGCGTCTGGGTATCGAGGCGCCCCCGGAAGTGAGTGTTCATCGTCGCGAGGTGTACGAGGCTATTCAACGCGAAAAAAGGCAGAAAGCCGCTCAAACGCCGTCAAAAGCCGAATCGCAAACGCCCTCACAGGAGGAAAAAAACAACCGGTAA
- the nuoE gene encoding NADH-quinone oxidoreductase subunit NuoE, protein MNTHHTCTSTTDNWPEVKAVSERILGEDLVQFIEECRKSPEPHSQLIAVLHRVQAKFGYLGASHLDAVAQLMQIPAAKVSGVASFYHYFRLQPRGKFIINLCLGTACYVKGADRLAEKLKDELGIHFGETTSDGLFTLEGARCLGACSLAPVLTINDEMHGTVTPDQIPIILDRYIKRAREETQTSPQT, encoded by the coding sequence ATGAACACACACCACACCTGCACGTCCACGACTGACAACTGGCCCGAGGTCAAAGCCGTTTCAGAACGGATTCTCGGAGAGGACCTGGTTCAGTTTATCGAAGAATGCCGAAAAAGCCCGGAGCCGCACAGTCAGCTCATTGCGGTTTTACACCGGGTCCAGGCCAAGTTTGGCTATTTGGGCGCCAGTCATTTGGATGCGGTCGCCCAACTGATGCAGATTCCGGCGGCGAAAGTTTCGGGCGTTGCCAGTTTTTATCATTACTTTCGTTTGCAACCACGGGGAAAATTCATCATCAATCTTTGCTTGGGCACCGCATGTTACGTGAAGGGGGCCGATCGACTTGCGGAAAAGCTTAAAGACGAACTAGGAATTCATTTCGGAGAGACGACCTCCGATGGACTTTTTACTCTGGAGGGGGCCCGTTGCCTTGGCGCGTGCAGTCTCGCTCCAGTTCTCACGATCAACGACGAAATGCACGGTACAGTCACGCCAGATCAGATTCCCATCATTCTCGACCGCTACATCAAGCGCGCCCGAGAAGAAACCCAGACAAGCCCGCAAACTTAA
- a CDS encoding Gfo/Idh/MocA family protein, which translates to MRLQRRSFCKVIGGLTATIALPSVIARSALSEASRPGANDRITIGVIGTGNRSRLLIEQLPEQGQILAVCDCYLERAEQVNAEKGGGRWAVYQDHRQLLDRKDIDAVIVGTPDHTRVLVCIHACQAGKDIYAEKPLTLYIREGRVLVNAVRKYGRVFQVGSQQRSMAMNRIACEFIRSGKLGKIRVVQGCNYPGPRFYQGLPEEPIPDKLDWDQWLGQAPYRPYNRQLHFGWMAWWDYSGGEMTNWGAHGLDQIQWALGKDDTGPVDIRPQGAAKDMNAPVHMKYADGTPVRLELANGPMGGAIFSGEFGKIEINRNKFTCNPPDLIKDLPPKEEIEKWRDEVALWQAKYHMENWMECIRTREKPVADVEIGHRSITIAHLANIARYLGRRLQWDPVREVFIGDDEANSLVERPQRPGYELPKEI; encoded by the coding sequence ATGCGCTTACAAAGGCGGTCATTTTGCAAAGTGATCGGCGGTTTGACGGCCACCATCGCCTTGCCCAGTGTTATTGCTCGTTCTGCTTTAAGCGAAGCCAGTCGGCCGGGAGCAAACGATCGGATTACCATCGGTGTTATTGGGACGGGGAACCGCTCCCGCCTGCTCATCGAACAGTTGCCGGAGCAGGGGCAGATTCTGGCTGTTTGCGATTGTTACCTGGAGCGGGCGGAACAGGTCAACGCCGAAAAAGGCGGAGGGCGATGGGCGGTCTATCAGGACCATCGGCAACTTCTCGATCGAAAGGATATTGACGCGGTTATCGTAGGAACGCCGGATCACACCCGCGTCCTGGTGTGCATTCATGCCTGCCAAGCAGGAAAGGACATCTACGCCGAAAAGCCACTCACGCTGTACATCCGCGAGGGACGCGTGCTTGTCAACGCCGTGCGGAAGTACGGTCGGGTTTTCCAGGTTGGAAGCCAGCAGCGCTCGATGGCAATGAATCGGATCGCGTGTGAGTTCATTCGCTCGGGAAAACTCGGCAAGATCCGCGTGGTCCAGGGATGCAACTATCCCGGACCACGGTTTTATCAAGGGCTACCGGAAGAGCCGATTCCTGACAAACTTGATTGGGATCAGTGGCTCGGCCAGGCACCGTACCGGCCCTACAACCGTCAACTCCATTTTGGTTGGATGGCCTGGTGGGATTATTCAGGCGGGGAGATGACCAATTGGGGTGCCCACGGCCTCGATCAAATCCAGTGGGCCCTTGGAAAAGACGACACAGGTCCGGTGGACATCCGTCCGCAGGGGGCTGCGAAAGATATGAATGCCCCCGTTCACATGAAATATGCAGACGGTACGCCCGTCCGACTGGAACTCGCGAACGGTCCGATGGGTGGTGCCATCTTTTCGGGCGAGTTCGGCAAGATTGAAATCAATCGAAATAAGTTTACTTGCAATCCCCCGGATCTCATCAAGGATCTGCCTCCCAAGGAGGAAATCGAGAAATGGCGAGATGAAGTCGCTCTGTGGCAGGCCAAATATCACATGGAAAACTGGATGGAGTGCATCCGGACGCGGGAGAAACCCGTAGCGGATGTGGAGATCGGGCATCGGTCGATCACAATTGCCCATCTTGCCAACATTGCCCGCTATCTGGGTCGTCGCCTCCAGTGGGATCCGGTTCGCGAAGTGTTTATTGGGGATGACGAAGCGAACAGCCTTGTGGAACGACCGCAGCGGCCGGGATACGAATTGCCGAAGGAGATCTGA
- the nuoF gene encoding NADH-quinone oxidoreductase subunit NuoF, whose product MTQAVWDAYNSLKSRAESVYQERVGKGRIFIQVGSATCEHAAGSLEVAEEFRKHIAASGRDDIVLRKTGCTGRCSREPIVSVFRMGEMPIKYQLVNRELVHKIFTQHVLGGEPLLDHILDGPIERLSKYEILNCGSLRCGWKGEQICGGPMANQLRAMGISPEVCRVTNASCFGACSAELAGKCTHILVRPQNVLYRISTLEDLQEVVREHIQNGRIVERLRVKEEPVSQDFFELYGEIAFFNRQTRIALRHNGIIDPTSIEEYFHYRGFEALARVLAENDPEKVVEEVTRSKLRGRGGGGFPTGQKWALARKSREKTRYIICNADEGDPGAFMDRSMLESDPFNVIEGMIIGAFAIGSHRGFVYVRAEYPLAVERVENAIQRCREWGLLGKNILNSGFDFDIEIRLGAGAFVCGEETALIHSIEGERGQPRVRPPYPTEVGLWGKPTVINNVETFANVPAIIIYGADWFARIGSDASGGTKVFALAGKVKQTGLVEVPIGITLREVVMEIGGGSPSGKAVKAVQTGGPAGGCIPASMLNLRVDFDTLNKAGSIMGSGGMIVLDEDDCMVDIAKFFMAFSQDESCGKCTPCREGTTRMMEILERITTGKADESDLVKLERLAHLVRKASLCGLGRAAPNPVLSTLTHFRDEYLAHVRDKRCPAKKCVALIRYEIDPEKCVGCTACARNCPVECISGERRKPHVIDQTRCIKCGRCFQVCRFDAVLRL is encoded by the coding sequence GTGACACAAGCAGTTTGGGATGCCTACAACTCGCTGAAATCCCGTGCCGAGAGCGTCTATCAAGAACGCGTTGGCAAGGGGCGGATTTTTATCCAGGTCGGTTCCGCCACATGTGAGCACGCGGCCGGTTCTCTGGAGGTGGCGGAGGAGTTTCGCAAACACATCGCGGCCTCAGGACGTGATGATATCGTCCTGCGTAAAACGGGATGCACCGGCCGCTGCAGTCGCGAGCCGATCGTCAGCGTGTTCCGTATGGGCGAAATGCCCATCAAGTATCAGCTCGTCAATCGCGAGTTGGTGCACAAGATCTTCACGCAGCATGTGCTCGGCGGGGAGCCGCTATTGGACCATATTCTCGATGGCCCCATCGAACGGTTGTCCAAATATGAGATTCTGAACTGTGGGTCGCTCAGATGCGGTTGGAAAGGAGAACAGATCTGCGGTGGGCCCATGGCCAATCAGTTAAGGGCCATGGGGATCTCGCCGGAGGTCTGCCGTGTGACGAACGCGAGTTGCTTCGGGGCCTGCAGCGCGGAACTAGCGGGCAAGTGTACCCATATACTGGTTCGCCCACAAAATGTACTCTACCGGATCTCTACCCTGGAAGATCTCCAGGAGGTCGTTCGCGAACATATTCAAAACGGGCGGATTGTGGAGCGTCTGCGGGTGAAGGAGGAGCCCGTCAGCCAGGACTTTTTCGAACTGTATGGCGAAATTGCGTTTTTCAACCGCCAGACCCGGATCGCTCTTCGGCACAACGGAATCATTGATCCTACCAGTATCGAGGAATATTTCCACTATCGGGGCTTTGAGGCGCTGGCCCGCGTGCTAGCGGAAAATGATCCTGAGAAGGTGGTCGAGGAAGTAACGCGCTCTAAGTTAAGAGGCCGAGGAGGGGGTGGGTTTCCCACCGGCCAAAAATGGGCCCTGGCGCGAAAGTCCCGTGAAAAAACGCGGTACATTATTTGCAACGCAGACGAGGGCGATCCCGGCGCCTTCATGGATCGGAGTATGCTGGAATCCGATCCGTTTAACGTCATTGAAGGCATGATTATTGGTGCCTTTGCCATTGGATCACACCGGGGATTTGTCTACGTTCGCGCAGAATACCCGCTGGCAGTGGAGCGGGTGGAAAACGCCATCCAGCGCTGTCGGGAATGGGGCCTTCTCGGAAAAAACATTCTCAATTCAGGATTCGATTTTGATATCGAAATCCGCCTTGGGGCGGGAGCTTTCGTGTGCGGCGAGGAAACGGCGCTCATCCATTCGATTGAGGGAGAGCGAGGACAACCGCGTGTTCGGCCGCCCTATCCAACGGAAGTGGGCCTTTGGGGCAAGCCCACCGTGATCAACAACGTGGAAACGTTTGCCAACGTTCCTGCCATTATCATCTACGGTGCGGACTGGTTTGCCCGAATCGGTTCCGATGCCAGCGGTGGCACCAAGGTGTTTGCTTTGGCGGGAAAGGTCAAGCAGACTGGCCTGGTGGAAGTGCCGATTGGCATAACGCTCCGAGAAGTGGTCATGGAGATTGGCGGGGGCTCACCAAGCGGGAAAGCTGTCAAAGCTGTGCAGACAGGCGGTCCGGCTGGCGGTTGTATCCCGGCTTCGATGCTGAATCTGCGAGTGGATTTTGACACTCTCAACAAGGCCGGATCGATAATGGGCTCTGGCGGCATGATCGTCCTCGACGAGGACGACTGCATGGTGGACATTGCCAAGTTCTTCATGGCGTTTTCGCAGGATGAATCCTGCGGAAAGTGCACGCCCTGCCGGGAAGGCACAACCCGGATGATGGAAATCCTCGAACGGATCACCACGGGCAAAGCCGACGAGAGCGATTTGGTGAAGTTGGAACGATTGGCTCATTTGGTGCGAAAAGCCTCCCTGTGCGGGTTGGGGCGGGCGGCTCCCAATCCGGTACTGAGCACGCTCACCCATTTCCGTGACGAGTACCTGGCTCATGTTCGGGATAAACGCTGCCCAGCCAAGAAATGTGTGGCTTTAATTCGCTACGAAATCGATCCCGAAAAATGTGTGGGATGCACCGCGTGTGCCAGAAATTGTCCGGTGGAGTGCATATCCGGCGAGCGTCGAAAGCCGCATGTTATCGACCAAACGCGGTGCATCAAGTGCGGACGTTGCTTCCAGGTCTGCCGCTTTGACGCGGTGCTTCGTTTGTAA